A window from Bdellovibrionales bacterium encodes these proteins:
- a CDS encoding YIP1 family protein: MSEPTGQSIKATAKYILQFLKHPIQEIAHLPNWSWKTLIWVQILCAMVSGFVAGLTKPGFFSILAGVIVTPFVATMMVSVLTAFLYYYFQVFEKRTVPALRIFTLSVFSSIPFFILQIGSSLLPPITLIGFAFSTMLIAVGLTENFQMEKRRAVRLAIGLFAVVFLVWAANKVSMARLDRAANQQSPSSSTE; encoded by the coding sequence GTGAGCGAGCCGACAGGGCAAAGTATCAAAGCGACTGCGAAGTATATTTTGCAATTTCTAAAACATCCTATCCAGGAAATTGCTCATCTTCCTAACTGGTCATGGAAAACTCTGATTTGGGTGCAAATCCTCTGCGCCATGGTTTCTGGTTTTGTCGCGGGCCTGACGAAGCCGGGTTTCTTTAGCATACTTGCCGGCGTCATCGTCACGCCCTTTGTGGCCACCATGATGGTCTCTGTTTTAACGGCTTTCTTGTATTACTACTTCCAAGTTTTTGAAAAACGCACCGTTCCTGCTTTGAGAATTTTCACGCTCTCGGTTTTCTCAAGTATTCCGTTTTTTATTTTGCAAATCGGCTCAAGCTTGCTGCCACCAATCACCCTTATTGGCTTTGCATTTTCAACAATGTTGATCGCAGTCGGCCTCACTGAAAATTTCCAAATGGAAAAACGACGTGCCGTTCGTCTGGCTATTGGACTGTTTGCTGTTGTCTTCCTTGTTTGGGCGGCCAACAAAGTGTCTATGGCTCGTCTTGATCGTGCGGCCAACCAACAATCTCCGTCTTCTTCCACAGAGTAA